One Cupriavidus pauculus genomic window, ACGGGGCAACCGCGGGGAGAGAGCCGACGATGAACACATCGGCGTGTCGCCGCGCGCGAAGAGCGCGCTGGAGAATGCGTTGACCGCATCGCGGGAGCTCGGCCACAGCTATGTCGGGCCGGAGCATATCCTGATCGGACTCGTCGAAGAGGAAGATGGCTTCGCGGGCGAGTTGCTGCGCAAATACGGGCTGTCTTCGCATGCGCTCCGGCAGAAGACCGTCAAAGTGGTCGGCAAAGGCGCGGAGGAAGGCACCGTCGAGGGGCGATCCACCACGCCGACGCTCGACAAGTATGCGCGCGATCTCAGCGACCTCGCGCGGCGCGGCAAGCTCGATCCGGTGATCGGCCGCGACAAGGAGATCGAAACCACGATCGAGGTGCTGGCCCGCAGGCGCAAGAACAACCCGGTGTTGATCGGCGAGCCGGGCGTCGGCAAGACGGCGATCGTAGAGGGACTCGCCCAGCGCATCGCGCAGGATCAGGTCCCGGAAGTGCTGCGGGGCAAGCGTGTCGTCGAGTTGAACATCAACAGCGTGGTGGCGGGCGCGAAATATCGCGGCGAGTTCGAAGAGCGCGTGAAACAGGTACTCGACGAGATCGTCGCGAATCAGGACAGGCTCATCGTCTTCATCGATGAGCTGCATACGATCGTGGGTGCCGGCCAGGGTGGCGGTGAAGGTGGACTGGATATCGGCAACGTCTTCAAGCCCGCGCTCGCACGCGGCGAACTGCACCTCGTGGGCGCCACGACGCTTAATGAATACCAGAAGTACATCGAGAAGGACTCGGCGCTCGAGCGCCGCTTCCAGCCAGTGAACGTCCCCGAACCGAGCGTCGCGGAAACCATCGAGATCCTGCGCGGCCTCCGGGATCGCCTCGAGGCCCACCACAAGGTGAAGATCAGCGAGGAGGCCATCTCGGCCGCGGCGAAGCTGTCGGACCGGTATATCGCCGCGCGATTCCTGCCGGACAAGGCCATCGACCTGCTCGACCAGGCGGCTGCCCGCGTACGAATCGCCTCGAACTCCAGGCCGACGAAGCTGCGCGATATCGAGGCCAGCATCCGCCGCACGCGTCAGGAACAGGACGCGGCGAGCGCCGCCAAGCAGTTCGACAAGGCGAAGGAACTGGAAAACAAGCTCAGCGTTGAGCAGGAGCGCCTCAACGATGCAACCGAAGCGTGGAAAAAAGAACGCGGCACAAGTTCGCAGGAGGTGACGGCAGAAGACATCGCGCAGGTCGTAGCGTCGCTCACCGGCGTTCCGGTGTCCGAACTCACCGCCGAGGACAGGGAGAAGCTGCTTCGCCTCGAAGACCGCCTGATGGAGCGTGTGGTCGGCCAGGACGAGGCCGTGAGCGCGGTGGCGAGGGCCGTCCGGCTCTCCCGCGCCGGTCTCACGGAAGGCGGCAAGCCCATCGCGAGCTTCCTGTTTCTGGGGCCGACCGGCGTGGGCAAGACGGAGCTTGCCAAAGCCCTTGCCGCCGCCGTATTCGGCGACGAGAACCAACTGGTGCGTATCGACATGAGCGAGTACGCCGAGCGGCATACGGTGTCGCGGTTGGTGGGCTCTCCCCCTGGATATGTCGGCTATGAAGAAGGCGGTCAGTTGACCGAACGAGTCCGCCGCCGGCCGTATAGCGTGGTGCTGCTCGACGAGATCGAGAAGGCGCACCCGGAGGTGCACAACATCCTGCTGCAGCTGTTCGACGAAGGCCGTCTCACCGACGGAAAGGGACGCACGGTGGATTTCACGAACACGATCATCATCGCGACGAGCAATATCGGGTCGCAGATGATTCAGGACAACATGCGTGCCGACAAGGCGCAGCTGGACTACCCTGCGCTGCGCGACCGCCTGATGGAGGTGCTGCGGCATCATTTCAAGCCCGAGTTCCTGAACCGCGTCGATGAAGTGGTGGTGTTCCACGCGCTGGGCAAGGCACAGATCCGCAGCATCGTCGATCTGCAACTCGCGCGCGTGCAGCGCACCGCGGCCGGACAGAACATCGAGCTATCGTTCGACGATTCGCTGCGGGATCACCTCGCCGATATCGGCTATGACCCCGAGTTCGGCGCACGGATGCTAAAGCGAAAGATCCGGGCGGAAGTGGAGTCGCAACTCGCGGATGCGCTGCTGCGGGGCGATGTACGCGATGGCGACAAGGTGACGATCGCCTACGATGCGGGCACGAATGCCGTGCGCGTACAAAAGGCGACTGCCGATGCGGCGGTGGCGCGTCCGACGGAAGAGGCTGACGCCGCGCACGCGTGACCGACGTGCGCAGGGGCGTGAAGCCGGTTTCGCCACCATTCAGGCTACCGATCAGGGGCGTAGCGGGGTTCCAGCGAGCGCGGCTGACAGGGAGGTCGCGGTGCAACGGGTAGCGTTCCAGCGCTGCCCGCGCCTGACCCTGGCGGCCGCGGCTTGCCAGCCGTAAGACCACTCACGGGCGGCTCGTCGCCTTCCGAGTACGGTGCCGACTGCCGCGACGCTGCGCGCGCAAGCGGTACCGCGCCAGCCAACTCTCGGGCAAACAGGATGACGCAGGGTACTTAACCGCCATTGGCGCGGTGGTCCGCGCTCGCCGCCTGGAGTTCGCGTGTCTCAGGAAGCGCTGGCCCTTGCGACGGGCATCGACCGCAGCCATATGGGCCGCATCGAGCGCGGCGAGCGCAATCTGTCCGTGCTCAATCTCATCCGGATTTCGGCCGCGCTCGATATCGCCCCCTCCCAACTCCTCAAGAGATCCGGCCTGTAGGCTGTCACACTGCCATGGCGAGACAGATCACGACGATCGAGCAGGCCTTTGGCAAGTCGGTACGTATCCGACGCAAGATGCTCGGCTGAAATCAAAGCGAACTCGCCCGGCATGCGGGCCTGCAGACGTCCGCCGTGAGTC contains:
- a CDS encoding ATP-dependent Clp protease ATP-binding subunit, coding for MATCSVCGKPATSQITITENGQRRQLTLCNQHYVEFMARNQRSLSPLESLFRGGLFDSLFDDMLSPLEGGRSGLHAVGKADESRTSAGEDGNGDAGAATRGGSPGGRPRRHRRAREAVDLQTFLSESGLDRLQAAAQKAVDLGKSEVDTEHLLLALTDNNVVQEIFREFKLDPEEIKRTVDQSAPRGNRGERADDEHIGVSPRAKSALENALTASRELGHSYVGPEHILIGLVEEEDGFAGELLRKYGLSSHALRQKTVKVVGKGAEEGTVEGRSTTPTLDKYARDLSDLARRGKLDPVIGRDKEIETTIEVLARRRKNNPVLIGEPGVGKTAIVEGLAQRIAQDQVPEVLRGKRVVELNINSVVAGAKYRGEFEERVKQVLDEIVANQDRLIVFIDELHTIVGAGQGGGEGGLDIGNVFKPALARGELHLVGATTLNEYQKYIEKDSALERRFQPVNVPEPSVAETIEILRGLRDRLEAHHKVKISEEAISAAAKLSDRYIAARFLPDKAIDLLDQAAARVRIASNSRPTKLRDIEASIRRTRQEQDAASAAKQFDKAKELENKLSVEQERLNDATEAWKKERGTSSQEVTAEDIAQVVASLTGVPVSELTAEDREKLLRLEDRLMERVVGQDEAVSAVARAVRLSRAGLTEGGKPIASFLFLGPTGVGKTELAKALAAAVFGDENQLVRIDMSEYAERHTVSRLVGSPPGYVGYEEGGQLTERVRRRPYSVVLLDEIEKAHPEVHNILLQLFDEGRLTDGKGRTVDFTNTIIIATSNIGSQMIQDNMRADKAQLDYPALRDRLMEVLRHHFKPEFLNRVDEVVVFHALGKAQIRSIVDLQLARVQRTAAGQNIELSFDDSLRDHLADIGYDPEFGARMLKRKIRAEVESQLADALLRGDVRDGDKVTIAYDAGTNAVRVQKATADAAVARPTEEADAAHA
- a CDS encoding helix-turn-helix transcriptional regulator; the encoded protein is MSQEALALATGIDRSHMGRIERGERNLSVLNLIRISAALDIAPSQLLKRSGL